The genomic DNA GTGTCGCCAACCTTGGCAGTGGAAATCTTGTCAACCTCAACGATGTCGCCGACAGCAACCTTGTGCTGGCGACCACCGCTGCGCACGATGGCGTACACGCTGATCTCACTCTCTAGCTCAGGGACGGCACCCCCGCAGTCCAGCCGCCCTGCAGAGCAGACGGCCTCTCCCGGCGGAACACACCCGGGAGGAAGAGGTTTACGGGGATGTGGCGTGTCACCAGTGGACACGCCGACAGTCAAGGTTACGGGCCCGCAGCCGAACGGGTCAAACCGGGCCCGGTGGGGAGTGCGGCCGGTCACATGGACCGGCCGCACCCGCCCGGGGTTCAGCCCTCGTCGGTGGAGGCGGTGACGGAGGACGGGCTCGTCTGCTCCGCCGCCGCGGTCTTCTTCGACGTGGTCTTGGCGGCCTTCTTGGCCGTCGTCTTCTTGGCGGCCGTCTTCTTGGCCGCGGTCTTGGTGGCCGCCGCCTTCTTGGCGACCGCCTTCTTCGCCGGGGCCTTCTTGGCGGCCTTGCGAGCGGCCGTCTTCTTCACCGGCGCGTCAGCCTCGACCTCGGCCGCAGCCGCGACCTCGGCGGCCGGCGCTTCCTCCACCACGGCCGACGGTACGACCGTGACGGCCGCCTCCTCGGACGCGGTGGGCGCGGTGGCCTTGCGCACGGCACGACGCCGCGGGCGGGCCGGAGCCGCGCTCTCGGCGGGCGCCTCGGGCTGCTCGACCTCGGCGGCCGGGGCGGGTGCCTCGACGACGACCGGTGCGGCGGCCTCGGTGACCGTCACGACGGCGGCCTCCTCGGACCCCGCCGGAGACCCGGCGGGCGCGGTCGCCTTGCGAGTCGCACGACGGCGCGTACGCCCCTTGGGCGCGGCGTCGTCGACGGCCGGGGCCTCGACCTCGACCACGGGGGCCTGGGTCTCCTCGACCGCGGGCGCCTCGACGACCGGGTCCTCCACGGCGGCGGGGGCGGCCTGCGCGGCGGACGCCGGCTCGGCCTCCTCGCGCACCTCGTGGACCTCACGCGGCTGCCGCGACTCACGGGACTCCGCCCTCGGCGCACCGGCCGGAGCCGACGCCCGCCGGCTCGTCCGGCGCCGCGAACGCCCGCCACGGGTGGCCGCGGCCTCCGCCTCGGCGGCGCTGCTGTACAGGTCCTCGTCGGGCCTGAACTCGGTCTCGGCGAACGGCACCGGCATGGCGACCTCGGCCGCCACCTCCGCCTCGGTCTCGACCTCGTCGGACTCGTGGTCGTGCTCGTGCGTGTCGTGGGCGTCCTGCCCGCTCCCGTCACCACCACGCCCGCGCCGCTTGCGCTTGCCGCCGCCACCGACCGAGGTCGGCTGCTCCATGTGCACGATCACGCCACGGCCGTTGCAGTGGACGCAGGTCTCGGAGAAGGACTCCAGCAGACCCTGTCCAACGCGCTTACGGGTCATCTGGACCAGGCCCAGCGAGGTGACCTCGGCGACCTGGTGCTTCGTACGGTCGCGTCCCAGGCACTCCAGGAGCCGCCGCAGGACGAGGTCCCGGTTGGACTCCAGGACCATGTCGATGAAGTCGATGACGACGATGCCGCCCAGGTCGCGCAGCCGGAGCTGGCGCACGATCTCCTCGGCCGCCTCCAGGTTGTTCCTGGTCACGGTCTCTTCGAGGTTGCCGCCCTGACCGGTGAACTTGCCGGTGTTGACGTCGATCACGATCATCGCTTCGGTCTTGTCGATGACCAGCGAACCGCCGCTCGGCAGCCAGACCTTGCGGTCCAGCGCCTTCATCAACTGCTCGTCGATGCGGTACGTCGCGAAGACGTCGACCTCGGAGGTCCACCGGGACAGCCGGTCGGCGAGGTCGGGGGCGACGTGCGAGACGTAGCCGTGGATGGTGTCCCACGCCTCGTCACCGCTGACGATGACCTTGGTGAAGTCCTCGTTGAAGATGTCGCGCACGACGCGGACGGTCATGTCCGGCTCGCCGTACAGCAGGGACGGGGCGTTCGAACCGCCGCCGCCCTTCGACTTCTTCTGGATGTCCTCCCACTGGGCCTGCAGCCGCTCGACGTCACGGCTCAGCTCGTCCTCGCTCGCGCCCTCGGCGGCGGTGCGCACGATGACGCCCGCGTCCTCGGGGACGATCTTCTTGAGGATGGTCTTCAGCCGGGCCCGCTCGGTGTCGGGCAGTTTGCGGCTGATGCCGGTCATCGAACCCTCGGGGACGTACACGAGGTAACGCCCCGGCAGCGAGACCTGGCTGGTCAGCCGAGCGCCCTTGTGCCCGATCGGGTCCTTGGTGACCTGTACGAGGACGGACTGGCCGGACTTGAGCGCGCTCTCGATGCGGCGCGGCCCGTTGGCCATGCCGAGCGCCTCGAAGTTGACCTCACCGGCGTACAGGACGGCGTTGCGCCCCTTGCCGATGTCGATGAACGCGGCCTCCATGGAGGGCAGCACGTTCTGGACCTTGCCCAGGTAGACGTTGCCGACGTACGAGGTCGACTGCTCCTTGTTGACGTAGTGCTCGACGAGCACGCCGTCCTCCAGGACGCCGATCTGCGTGCGCTCACCGCTCTGCCGGACGACCATCACACGCTCGACGGCCTCGCGGCGGGCCAGGAACTCGGCCTCGGTGATGATCGGGACGCGCCGACGCCCCTGCTCGCGGCCTTCGCGACGACGCTGCTTCTTGGCCTCGAGACGCGTCGAGCCCTTGATGGACTGCACCTCGTCGCTCGGGTGCTCGTCCTTCTTGGCGCGCGGCTCGCGGACCTTGACGACGGTGCGCTCGGGGTCGTCCGACGACGAGGGCGTCTCGCTCTCGCCGCCCGAGTCACCGGCGCGACGACGCCGACGGCGCCGGCGACGGCTGCTGCTCGACCCGGAACCGCCCTGGTCCTCGTCCGCGTCCTCGGCGTCCTCCTCGATCTGCTCGGCGGTGTCCGCCGCATCCTGATCGGCCTGCGCGGCCTGCTCGGCGGCGTACTCCTCGCCGTCCTCGCCCTCGTCCTCACCGGTGGCGGACTCGCCACGGCGACGGCGACGGCCTCCACGACGACGGCGGCGGCGCGAACCGGTCTCCTCGGCCTCGTCACCGTCGGCGGAGTCCTCGGCCTCCTCGGCCTCTTCGGGCTCCTCCTCGACGACGACGGCCTCCACGACGGCCGGAGCCTCGGGCTCCGCCTCGAAGGCGGCACCCCGGCGCCGACGCCGACGACGTCCGCCGGTCTCCTCCTCGACAGCCTCCACGACGACGGGCTCCGCCACGACGACGATCTCTTCCTCGTCGTCCTCCACGGCCTCGGCGGCAGCGGCCGCGGCGGCGCGCTCCGGCGTCTGGAACATCGGCTCGGTGAAGACGGGCGCCTGGAACACGGCCACCGCGGGCCGCCTCGGCCGACGCGGTCCGTCCTCGTCCTCGGCAGCGGTCCCGTTCTTGGGCGCGGGCGCGGAGAACCCTCCGGCGGCGGTCCGTACGGCCCGACGCCGACGCCGCGGCCCGGAGTCCTCGGCGGGAGTCTCAGCAGGGGTGTTCGTCTCCGCGGTGTCCGCGGGGGTCTCGTCGTTCACAGGGGCCTCCTCGCCCACGGGCGTCCCGGCAGGCGCGGACACACGGCGCGTGGCGCGACGACGGCTCCGACGCGGAGCGGCATCCTCATCGGACACCGCGGCCGCGGAACCTTCGGTCACTTCTTCGGTCACCGAGGTGGCTTCAACACTCTCGGCGTTCTCAGGCACATCACTCGCCTCAGGCGCAGCGGCAGGCGCGGACACCCGCCGAGTGGCACGCCGACGCGTACGCCCGGCAGGCGCGGCCTCTTCAGCCACGGCCTCTTCCACAACAGGCGCCTCTACGACGGCGGGCGCCTCGGCGACAACAGCCGCCTCGGTCGCTTCAGGCACCTCCGCCTCGACGGTCTCGGGCGCGGTCACCCGGCGCGTGGCCCGACGGCGGCTACGCCGCGGAGCGGCATCCTCGTCGGACTCGACGGGCGGCGCGGCCTCCTCGACGGCGGCAGGCGCGGCGGCGGCAACGGCCGGCACCACGATCTCGGCCGCCTCGGGCACCTCACTCGCCTCAGGCGCACCGGCGGGCGCGGACACCCGCCGAGTGGCACGCCGACGCGTACGCCCGGCAGGCGCGGCCTCTTCGGCCACGGCCTCTTCCACGACAGGCGTCTCTACGACAGCGGGCGCCTCGATGGCCGCCACCTCGTCGTTCTTCTCGTCGCTCACCTCGGCCGGTATGGCCGGAGCGCCGTTCTCGACCGCGCCCTCGGCGGCGGTCGGCGGTCCCGCTGGGCGAGACGCGGCGCGGCGCCTGCGGCGCGGCGGCAGCGTGTCGCTCGGGGTGTTCGGTTCGGAACCCTCTGCGGGTTCGGTCGGTTCGAGCATGCGGGCGTTTCTCCCGTCAGGCTCCCGGGCGCCGCGCCTGGTCCGGCATGAATGCCGGTGACGTCCGCGGCTCGCGCGTTGCGCGGTGCCGCCGTCCGGGGCGCGGGCGCCGCACGGGAGCTCTCTGTGTCCTGTCTCGCCGGTTCCGTACGCCCATTTGCGGACGGCCTGGCGAAAGTCTTGTGGTCGGTGCGCTGCCCGACCCAGGTGGCTCCCGAGTCCGAGGGCGACGCTACGACGTCCGTCCTACGCGGAACCTTCCCTACGCCGGCGCCTTCGCGGCGGCAGCTTCGGCGACCGTGGCATTCCCGGTCACTGCTGCCTCGCGGTCGGGCGCGAGCGGGTCGGTCACCGTGCCGGTCTCTTCATCGAACAGCCCCTGCGCCAGCCTGGTCACCGCTGCGGCGACCGGCGGCGCCAGGTCGGCCACGGCGCGAAGACCGGACAGGACGTCGTCGGGTCGAACGGCAGGCGTCACGTGCCGAACAACCAGCCGCAGTATCGCACAGGCCTGGTCGGTAGGCCTATCAGCCTGTGGACTGATCGTCTCGAGATGGGCTACCGCGGAGCGGGCGTCGAAGGTGCGCATGCCGTTCTTGGCCATGCGCTGGACCTCTACGCTCTCGGCCGCGTTGAACGCGGCCACCGCGCGCTCGGCGTCCTCGGGCGCCACCCCGTCCAGCCGCAGCTCCCACACGGAAGCCGTGAGCCGGTCGGCGAGCCCGGAGGTCCGGGCCTCGACCGCGTCGACGATGTCGAGCCCGACGGGCATCGACTCGTCGAGCAGCTCGCGCAGTTGGCCGGGGTCGCGCTCGGCGGTGAGCGCGATCTCCAGGTATTCCGCCTCACTGCCCGTGCCGGTGGGTGCGGCATTGGCGTACGACACCTTCGGATGCGGCGTGAACCCGGCCGAGTACGCCATCGGCACCTCGGCGCGGCGCAGCGCACGCTCGAAGGCGCGCTGGAAGTCACGGTGGCTGGTGAACCGGAGGCGGCCGCGCTTGGTGTAGCGCAGTCGGATGCGCTGCACCGCGGGTGCGGGCGGCGGGCCTTCGGGCTGTCGCTTGCCCAGTGTCCTAGTCCTTCGTGAGAACGGTCGTACTTCTGCCAAGAGTACGTGTGTCGTCGGCCATCGGTTCCCGTCGCTCCACCGGCTCCGGTTGTCGCGGCTCGCCGAAGACCATCCGCCGGAAGTCG from Streptomyces sp. NBC_01478 includes the following:
- a CDS encoding Rne/Rng family ribonuclease; the encoded protein is MLEPTEPAEGSEPNTPSDTLPPRRRRRAASRPAGPPTAAEGAVENGAPAIPAEVSDEKNDEVAAIEAPAVVETPVVEEAVAEEAAPAGRTRRRATRRVSAPAGAPEASEVPEAAEIVVPAVAAAAPAAVEEAAPPVESDEDAAPRRSRRRATRRVTAPETVEAEVPEATEAAVVAEAPAVVEAPVVEEAVAEEAAPAGRTRRRATRRVSAPAAAPEASDVPENAESVEATSVTEEVTEGSAAAVSDEDAAPRRSRRRATRRVSAPAGTPVGEEAPVNDETPADTAETNTPAETPAEDSGPRRRRRAVRTAAGGFSAPAPKNGTAAEDEDGPRRPRRPAVAVFQAPVFTEPMFQTPERAAAAAAAEAVEDDEEEIVVVAEPVVVEAVEEETGGRRRRRRRGAAFEAEPEAPAVVEAVVVEEEPEEAEEAEDSADGDEAEETGSRRRRRRGGRRRRRGESATGEDEGEDGEEYAAEQAAQADQDAADTAEQIEEDAEDADEDQGGSGSSSSRRRRRRRRRAGDSGGESETPSSSDDPERTVVKVREPRAKKDEHPSDEVQSIKGSTRLEAKKQRRREGREQGRRRVPIITEAEFLARREAVERVMVVRQSGERTQIGVLEDGVLVEHYVNKEQSTSYVGNVYLGKVQNVLPSMEAAFIDIGKGRNAVLYAGEVNFEALGMANGPRRIESALKSGQSVLVQVTKDPIGHKGARLTSQVSLPGRYLVYVPEGSMTGISRKLPDTERARLKTILKKIVPEDAGVIVRTAAEGASEDELSRDVERLQAQWEDIQKKSKGGGGSNAPSLLYGEPDMTVRVVRDIFNEDFTKVIVSGDEAWDTIHGYVSHVAPDLADRLSRWTSEVDVFATYRIDEQLMKALDRKVWLPSGGSLVIDKTEAMIVIDVNTGKFTGQGGNLEETVTRNNLEAAEEIVRQLRLRDLGGIVVIDFIDMVLESNRDLVLRRLLECLGRDRTKHQVAEVTSLGLVQMTRKRVGQGLLESFSETCVHCNGRGVIVHMEQPTSVGGGGKRKRRGRGGDGSGQDAHDTHEHDHESDEVETEAEVAAEVAMPVPFAETEFRPDEDLYSSAAEAEAAATRGGRSRRRTSRRASAPAGAPRAESRESRQPREVHEVREEAEPASAAQAAPAAVEDPVVEAPAVEETQAPVVEVEAPAVDDAAPKGRTRRRATRKATAPAGSPAGSEEAAVVTVTEAAAPVVVEAPAPAAEVEQPEAPAESAAPARPRRRAVRKATAPTASEEAAVTVVPSAVVEEAPAAEVAAAAEVEADAPVKKTAARKAAKKAPAKKAVAKKAAATKTAAKKTAAKKTTAKKAAKTTSKKTAAAEQTSPSSVTASTDEG
- a CDS encoding TIGR03936 family radical SAM-associated protein, translating into MQRIRLRYTKRGRLRFTSHRDFQRAFERALRRAEVPMAYSAGFTPHPKVSYANAAPTGTGSEAEYLEIALTAERDPGQLRELLDESMPVGLDIVDAVEARTSGLADRLTASVWELRLDGVAPEDAERAVAAFNAAESVEVQRMAKNGMRTFDARSAVAHLETISPQADRPTDQACAILRLVVRHVTPAVRPDDVLSGLRAVADLAPPVAAAVTRLAQGLFDEETGTVTDPLAPDREAAVTGNATVAEAAAAKAPA